GTGATCGACCGGGCTGTACGCCATGCCCGGCATCTTGCGCGCGGCAAGCCACGGCAGCAGTTCGAACTCCGGCCCGCGGCGCGCCACGTTGTAGAGAATCTGATTGGTCGCGCAGGCATCGCCACCCGGCGTGGCGACGAGTTCTTTCATGTCCTCGGTGTCGAAGTTGCTGACGCCCCAATGGCGGATCTTGCCCGCCCGGCGCAACGCCTCGAAGCCCTCGACCGTTTCCGCGAGCGGCACCGAGCCGCGCCAGTGCAACAGATACAGATCGAGCTGATCGGTCTTCAAGCGCTTGAGGCTCTGCTCGCAGGCCGCGATCACGCCGCGCCGGCTGGCGTTGTGCGGATACACCTTGCTGACCAGAAACACCTTGTCCCGCAACCCGGCCAGCGCTTCACCGAGTAGCGATTCGGTCGCGCCGTCGCCGTACATTTCCGCCGTATCGATCAACGTCATGCCGAGTTCGATGCCGCAACGCAACGCGTCGATTTCAGCGGCACGCCGCGCCGGCATTTCACCCATCTCCCAGGTGCCCTGCCCCAGTTTCGGAATGCGTTCGCCGTCGGGCAGGCTCACGCTTGCGATGTCGCTCGTCATGCTGACTCCTCGAAGTGGCTCAGTGGTCGGCAATATCGCTACGCAAGCGAATGCGCGGCGCGTGCCACGAAAAATCATAGCGACGAGTTTAGCGGTTCAATGCGCATTCGATCGGGCACCAGGCAAAAGCCCGCTATAACACAGCGCGCCGATGTCATAGAATTGCCGCTTGCCCTTCTTGCGTGAGCTCCATGACCTCTGCCTCG
The nucleotide sequence above comes from Paraburkholderia aromaticivorans. Encoded proteins:
- a CDS encoding aldo/keto reductase — protein: MTSDIASVSLPDGERIPKLGQGTWEMGEMPARRAAEIDALRCGIELGMTLIDTAEMYGDGATESLLGEALAGLRDKVFLVSKVYPHNASRRGVIAACEQSLKRLKTDQLDLYLLHWRGSVPLAETVEGFEALRRAGKIRHWGVSNFDTEDMKELVATPGGDACATNQILYNVARRGPEFELLPWLAARKMPGMAYSPVDHARLPKRSPLDDIADARGVSVFQIALAWVLRQPGVFAIPKAARVEHVRDNHRASQLQLGADELAAIDAHFKPPRGKRPLEML